Proteins found in one Magnolia sinica isolate HGM2019 chromosome 5, MsV1, whole genome shotgun sequence genomic segment:
- the LOC131247039 gene encoding uncharacterized protein LOC131247039: MVARVVESSTGSHGLMNMKHQQQQQQQQQHEVKGKRENKQDGVVLHCNKGKSSKFKRSSINGEEDATSSAILFLASTRSTRAHPAPAIEDPALEVLILPLVVPISPPEPAVPVSEAPALSAAPVPPPEASAALAHPTVLVGVEHFQQMMQAVTAIL; the protein is encoded by the exons ATGGTGGCAAGGGTGGTGGAATCAAGCACTGGAAGTCATGGGCTGATGAACATGAagcatcaacaacaacaacaacaacaacaacagcatgAGGTGAAGGGCAAGAGGGAGAATAAGCAAGATGGGGTAGTGTTGCATTGCAATAAGGGGAAGAGTAGCAAATTCAAGAGGAGTAGTATCAATGGGGAGGAAGATGCAACTTCCTCGGCCATACTATTCTTGGCTT CGACCCGTTCTACTCGAGCGCATCCAGCTCCCGCTATTGAGGACCCAGCTCTTGAGGTCTTGATTCTGCCCCTTGTGGTGCCTATTTCCCCGCCCGAGCCTGCTGTTCCAGTTTCTGAGGCTCCAGCTCTTTCTGCCGCACCCGTGCCTCCACCTGAGGCGAGTGCCGCTCTTGCTCATCCTACGGTTTTGGTTGGGGTTGAGCATTTTCAACAGATGATGCAGGCCGTCACTGCTATCCTTTAG